Proteins from a genomic interval of Gordonia sp. SL306:
- a CDS encoding branched-chain amino acid ABC transporter permease, translated as MIVYSMAETASVAATINFDLGALKNGFWGLTIEGLTYGAIYALVAVGYTLVYGVLRLINFAHSEVFMLGMFGQYIGLLLLGFTPSGNTYSEGTVMTVLYLLLAGLCGMAVSGGAAVGLEFVAYRPLRKRKAKPLAFLITAIGMSFVLQEFVHYVLPKLPIDPPLGGSSAQPTIRLVQPVKEFSLFGAPVYNLTLIIIISALVLALGTDYMINRTRLGRGIQSVAQDPDAALLMGVSRERIITVTFLIGGLLAGAAALLYTLRVPTNIVYYGGFILGIKAFCAAVLGGIGNVRGALLGGLLLGVMENYGSVVLGNQWRDVVAFVLLILVLMFRPTGILGEKLGKARV; from the coding sequence ATGATCGTGTACTCGATGGCCGAGACGGCGTCGGTGGCAGCGACCATCAACTTCGATCTCGGCGCGCTCAAGAACGGCTTCTGGGGACTGACGATCGAGGGGCTCACCTACGGTGCGATCTACGCGCTCGTCGCGGTGGGTTACACCCTCGTCTACGGTGTGCTGCGGCTGATCAACTTCGCACATTCCGAAGTCTTCATGCTGGGTATGTTCGGCCAGTACATCGGGCTGCTGCTGCTCGGCTTCACACCGTCGGGGAACACCTACTCCGAGGGCACCGTGATGACCGTCCTCTACCTCCTGTTGGCGGGGCTCTGCGGGATGGCCGTATCGGGTGGCGCCGCGGTCGGTTTGGAGTTCGTGGCCTACCGTCCGCTGCGTAAACGGAAAGCGAAACCGCTCGCCTTTCTGATCACGGCGATCGGTATGTCGTTCGTGTTGCAGGAGTTCGTGCACTATGTGCTGCCGAAGCTGCCGATCGACCCGCCGCTGGGCGGTTCCAGTGCGCAACCGACGATCCGGCTGGTGCAGCCGGTCAAAGAGTTCAGCCTCTTCGGGGCGCCCGTCTACAACCTGACGCTGATCATCATCATCTCGGCGTTGGTGTTGGCACTCGGGACCGACTACATGATCAACCGCACGCGACTGGGCCGCGGAATCCAGTCGGTTGCGCAGGACCCCGACGCCGCATTGCTTATGGGTGTGTCGCGTGAACGCATCATCACGGTGACCTTCCTGATCGGTGGCCTGCTCGCGGGTGCGGCTGCGTTGCTCTACACGCTGCGCGTCCCGACGAACATCGTCTACTACGGCGGTTTCATCCTCGGTATCAAAGCGTTCTGTGCCGCCGTCCTCGGCGGCATCGGCAACGTTCGGGGTGCGCTGCTCGGCGGACTTCTGCTCGGTGTCATGGAAAACTATGGATCGGTGGTGCTCGGCAACCAGTGGCGGGACGTCGTCGCCTTCGTCCTGCTCATCCTGGTGCTGATGTTCCGCCCGACGGGCATCCTCGGTGAGAAGCTCGGGAAGGCACGGGTATGA
- a CDS encoding ABC transporter ATP-binding protein: MSRHREPDDPGTGAGAVPGHDEQIAEAVADPSATAIVDPAAIDPDLADPEAVAEAVAPQRDIATATGESLLEVNGLTVEFGGLAALDDVTFDIKRGEILGLIGPNGAGKTTCFNAITGVYRPTRGTVTFDGAPLGKIKQHKITRRGIARTFQNVRLWGEMTALENVCVGTDARHKTSVFGGIFRTPRHYREERDAVDRGMALLEFVGIGPRAAEKASNLPYGDQRRLEIARAMATEPKLLCLDEPAAGFNPSEKTALMRLIQKIRDDGYTVLLIEHDMRLVMGVTDRIVVLEFGRKIADGSPRDVRDNPAVVAAYLGVPDDESA, translated from the coding sequence GTGAGTAGGCATCGTGAGCCCGACGACCCGGGGACCGGCGCGGGCGCTGTCCCGGGCCATGACGAGCAGATCGCCGAGGCCGTCGCCGACCCGTCGGCCACCGCCATCGTCGATCCGGCAGCCATCGACCCCGACCTCGCCGATCCGGAGGCGGTCGCCGAGGCCGTTGCGCCCCAACGTGACATCGCCACCGCGACCGGCGAATCATTGCTCGAGGTCAACGGTCTGACCGTCGAGTTCGGTGGTCTCGCTGCCCTCGACGACGTCACCTTCGACATCAAGCGCGGTGAGATCCTGGGCCTGATCGGGCCGAACGGTGCCGGGAAGACCACCTGCTTCAACGCCATCACCGGGGTCTATCGGCCGACCCGTGGCACCGTCACCTTCGACGGCGCGCCACTCGGGAAGATCAAGCAGCACAAGATCACTCGGCGAGGCATCGCCCGCACCTTCCAGAACGTGCGGCTGTGGGGGGAGATGACCGCTCTGGAGAACGTCTGTGTCGGCACCGATGCACGGCACAAGACGTCGGTGTTCGGTGGCATCTTCCGCACCCCGCGCCACTATCGGGAGGAACGCGACGCCGTCGACCGGGGCATGGCGCTGCTCGAGTTCGTCGGCATCGGACCGCGGGCCGCGGAGAAGGCATCCAATCTGCCCTACGGCGATCAGCGGCGCCTCGAGATCGCCCGCGCGATGGCGACCGAACCCAAACTGCTGTGCCTCGACGAACCGGCCGCGGGGTTCAACCCCAGCGAGAAGACCGCCTTGATGAGGCTGATCCAGAAGATCCGTGACGACGGGTACACCGTGCTCCTCATCGAGCACGACATGCGTCTGGTGATGGGCGTGACCGACCGCATCGTCGTCTTGGAGTTCGGTCGCAAGATCGCCGACGGGTCACCGCGAGATGTCCGCGACAACCCGGCCGTCGTTGCCGCCTACCTGGGAGTTCCCGATGACGAATCCGCCTGA
- a CDS encoding branched-chain amino acid ABC transporter substrate-binding protein — translation MHRRVATGALALAMVSVLAVSACSSKSSDSGTESGSSGSAAASSGLEIAPLAQIDTQGNEVQGAAESAALNPAGDGQAQCPQTTIAMAGALTGADAALGINIKNGAQLAVDEHNKANPNCQITLKPYDTEGDPQKATQVAPQIANDDAIVGLIGPAFSGETKATGGIFNQAGLVSVTASATNPTLTDNGWKTFFRGLANDDVQGPAVAKYLTGTMGKKKVCVIKDDTDYGVGLAKAMTQSLGSAADASCSGDVKKGDREFSAIISKVTAANPDAIFYSGYYAEAAPLAQQLKTAGSQATFVSGDGANDPQFTAQAGDSAKGAILSCPCGPAPSQFKKDYQAAFNQAPGVYSVEAYDLASILMKGINEGKRTRPELLSFVRSYKGPGLAREYQWSPTGELTSSLIWVYDVK, via the coding sequence ATGCATCGTCGAGTGGCGACAGGTGCTCTCGCGCTGGCAATGGTGAGCGTGCTCGCCGTGTCAGCGTGTAGCAGCAAATCCAGTGACTCCGGGACCGAATCCGGTTCCAGCGGTTCGGCTGCCGCGAGTTCCGGTCTCGAGATCGCGCCCCTGGCTCAGATCGACACCCAGGGCAACGAGGTCCAGGGCGCCGCGGAGTCGGCGGCCCTCAATCCGGCCGGTGACGGCCAGGCTCAATGCCCTCAGACGACGATCGCGATGGCGGGCGCACTGACCGGCGCGGATGCCGCGCTGGGCATCAACATCAAGAACGGTGCGCAACTCGCGGTCGACGAGCACAACAAGGCGAACCCCAACTGCCAGATCACTCTGAAGCCCTACGACACCGAGGGTGACCCCCAGAAGGCCACCCAGGTCGCACCTCAGATCGCCAATGACGACGCCATCGTGGGTCTGATCGGTCCCGCCTTCTCCGGTGAGACCAAGGCGACCGGCGGTATCTTCAACCAGGCCGGACTGGTCTCGGTGACCGCTTCTGCCACCAACCCGACCCTGACCGACAACGGCTGGAAGACCTTCTTCCGCGGTCTCGCCAACGACGATGTGCAAGGCCCGGCGGTCGCGAAGTACCTGACCGGCACGATGGGCAAGAAGAAGGTCTGTGTCATCAAGGACGACACCGACTACGGTGTCGGACTGGCGAAGGCGATGACCCAATCGCTCGGATCGGCCGCCGACGCCTCCTGCTCCGGCGACGTCAAGAAGGGTGATCGTGAGTTCTCGGCGATCATCTCGAAGGTCACCGCCGCCAACCCGGACGCGATCTTCTACTCGGGCTACTACGCCGAGGCAGCTCCGCTGGCGCAACAGTTGAAGACCGCGGGCTCACAGGCCACCTTCGTCTCGGGCGACGGCGCCAACGACCCGCAGTTCACCGCGCAGGCCGGAGACAGCGCCAAGGGCGCCATCCTCTCGTGCCCGTGCGGTCCGGCACCGTCGCAGTTCAAGAAGGACTACCAGGCAGCCTTCAACCAGGCACCCGGCGTCTACTCGGTCGAGGCCTACGACCTCGCCTCGATCCTGATGAAGGGGATCAACGAGGGCAAGCGCACCCGCCCCGAGTTGCTGTCGTTCGTCCGCAGCTACAAGGGTCCGGGCCTGGCGCGCGAGTATCAGTGGAGCCCCACCGGCGAGCTGACCTCCTCGCTGATCTGGGTATACGACGTCAAATAA
- a CDS encoding branched-chain amino acid ABC transporter permease produces the protein MTTQQPAGAAVPDDPNAPPPRGVGDAIRTWWNGLPRVMQWLVGVPAIIVVGLLPVVNPPLITTTATDFGVVMATFAMTALIAIGLNVVVGQTGLLDLGYVGFYAVGAYVVALMTSPASPLWNSTDHGVFSGPWGWLACVPLAIIITGITGVILGTPTLRVRGDYLAIVTLGFGEIVRLLADNLGDVTNGASGLQGVLFPEVGQNDAHPDGVFSSANNAGTLNYGVWWYWLGIALVILVLIIIGNLERSRVGRSWVAIREDEDAAEIMGVPTFKYKLWAFVIGAGIGGLSGAVYAGQVQYVDPKAFTVINSMLFLCAVVLGGQGNKLGVIAGAFLIVYLPARVQGVEIGGQSLSEFKYLFFGIALVVLMIFRPQGLFPARARLITFGRRIYGAVKRAPSSGRTRGEEVEA, from the coding sequence ATGACGACTCAGCAGCCCGCAGGCGCCGCGGTACCCGACGACCCGAATGCGCCCCCACCTCGGGGCGTCGGCGATGCGATCCGGACCTGGTGGAACGGCTTACCTCGCGTGATGCAGTGGCTCGTGGGCGTGCCCGCGATCATCGTGGTCGGCCTGCTCCCCGTCGTCAATCCACCGCTGATCACCACCACGGCAACCGATTTCGGCGTGGTCATGGCGACTTTCGCGATGACCGCACTGATCGCCATCGGGCTGAACGTGGTGGTCGGCCAAACCGGCCTGCTCGATCTCGGATATGTCGGCTTCTATGCGGTCGGTGCCTACGTCGTGGCATTGATGACCAGTCCCGCGAGCCCGCTGTGGAACAGCACCGACCACGGGGTCTTCTCCGGGCCGTGGGGATGGCTGGCGTGTGTGCCGCTGGCCATCATCATCACCGGGATCACCGGTGTCATCCTGGGCACCCCGACCCTGCGGGTCCGCGGTGACTATCTCGCCATCGTCACTCTCGGATTCGGTGAGATCGTCCGACTCCTTGCCGACAATCTCGGTGACGTCACCAATGGGGCCTCGGGCCTGCAGGGTGTGCTGTTCCCCGAGGTCGGACAGAACGACGCACACCCCGACGGAGTGTTCTCCAGCGCCAACAACGCCGGCACCCTGAACTACGGGGTGTGGTGGTACTGGCTCGGTATCGCGTTGGTGATCCTGGTCCTCATCATCATCGGCAATCTCGAACGCAGCAGGGTCGGCCGGTCGTGGGTGGCGATTCGCGAGGACGAGGACGCCGCCGAGATCATGGGCGTGCCGACCTTCAAGTACAAGCTCTGGGCGTTCGTCATCGGTGCGGGGATCGGTGGCCTGTCGGGTGCCGTCTATGCAGGCCAGGTCCAGTACGTCGACCCCAAGGCGTTCACCGTCATCAACTCGATGCTCTTCCTGTGTGCGGTCGTGCTGGGTGGGCAGGGCAACAAACTGGGCGTGATCGCCGGGGCCTTCCTGATCGTCTATCTCCCTGCACGAGTCCAGGGGGTCGAGATCGGCGGCCAGTCGCTCAGCGAGTTCAAGTACCTGTTCTTCGGGATCGCCCTCGTGGTGTTGATGATCTTCCGTCCGCAGGGCCTGTTCCCGGCCAGAGCCCGCTTGATCACGTTCGGCAGACGGATCTACGGAGCGGTGAAACGTGCGCCGAGCAGTGGGCGGACCCGCGGTGAGGAGGTGGAGGCGTGA
- a CDS encoding ABC transporter ATP-binding protein, whose product MTNPPESAAPGDTPDAPSTSTPVLELRDVVIHYGRIRALHGISLQVGAGELVTLLGANGAGKSTTMRGISGLNRLTEGDILFDGESIAGLAAHQRVKRGIIQVPEGRRIFPGMTVLENLDMGCYGRKFTSKAAYQESLEHVFDLFPRLGERRKQFGGTMSGGEQQMLAIGRALMARPKLLLLDEPSMGLAPMVIQQIFRIIAQINSEGTTILLVEQNAQQALSRSTRGYILETGVITKEGAGKDLLVDDAVREAYLGVA is encoded by the coding sequence ATGACGAATCCGCCTGAGTCCGCCGCGCCGGGGGACACCCCGGACGCACCGTCGACGTCGACCCCGGTTCTCGAACTGCGCGACGTGGTGATCCACTACGGACGGATCCGGGCCTTGCACGGCATCTCGCTGCAGGTGGGTGCGGGGGAGTTGGTCACGTTGCTGGGTGCCAACGGTGCAGGCAAGTCGACGACGATGCGGGGCATCTCCGGACTCAATCGACTGACCGAGGGCGACATCCTCTTCGACGGTGAGTCGATCGCCGGCCTCGCAGCACACCAGCGGGTCAAGCGCGGCATCATCCAGGTGCCCGAGGGACGTCGGATCTTCCCCGGGATGACGGTGCTGGAGAACCTCGACATGGGTTGCTATGGCCGGAAGTTCACTTCCAAAGCCGCCTATCAGGAGTCGCTCGAGCACGTCTTCGATCTCTTCCCGAGGCTCGGGGAGCGTCGGAAGCAATTCGGCGGAACCATGTCCGGCGGTGAGCAGCAGATGCTGGCGATCGGGCGTGCGCTGATGGCCCGGCCCAAACTGCTGCTGCTCGACGAGCCGTCGATGGGTTTGGCGCCCATGGTGATCCAACAGATCTTCCGCATCATCGCGCAGATCAACTCCGAGGGCACCACCATCCTGCTCGTCGAGCAGAACGCCCAGCAGGCCCTCAGTCGGTCGACGCGCGGTTACATCCTGGAGACCGGCGTGATCACCAAAGAGGGCGCGGGCAAGGACCTCCTCGTCGACGACGCGGTGCGCGAGGCGTACCTGGGTGTCGCCTGA
- a CDS encoding GNAT family N-acetyltransferase yields MPAIAVTSSHDRELVSSLLAQAFVEDPVIRWLCPDPRHDKQIFHTLLRWVHGDAASIDLATRDGVPIGVAVWDAPGHRLTVTQQLGSVLGFVRALRGRIRYGSILEQEFGKVRPKEPHWYLGQVGAAVKGVGVGSALLTTGLDRVDAPAYLESSNEANIPLYERYGFVVTTEVTLPYGGPTVWPMYRRG; encoded by the coding sequence ATGCCGGCCATCGCAGTAACTTCGAGCCACGACCGGGAGCTGGTGAGTTCGCTGCTCGCGCAGGCCTTCGTCGAGGATCCGGTCATCCGCTGGCTGTGCCCGGACCCGAGGCACGACAAGCAGATCTTCCACACCTTGCTGCGATGGGTGCACGGCGACGCGGCGTCGATCGACCTCGCCACCCGTGACGGGGTCCCGATCGGTGTCGCGGTGTGGGATGCGCCCGGCCATCGCCTGACCGTCACCCAGCAGCTCGGTTCTGTCCTGGGTTTCGTCCGCGCGCTGCGCGGGCGGATCCGTTACGGCTCGATCCTGGAACAGGAGTTCGGCAAGGTGCGCCCGAAGGAGCCGCACTGGTACCTCGGTCAGGTCGGTGCCGCGGTCAAGGGCGTCGGGGTCGGGAGTGCTCTGCTTACCACAGGACTGGATCGCGTCGACGCGCCCGCCTATCTCGAGAGTTCGAACGAGGCAAACATCCCGCTCTATGAGCGGTACGGATTCGTGGTGACCACCGAGGTGACGTTGCCCTATGGCGGTCCGACGGTCTGGCCGATGTATCGGCGAGGCTGA
- a CDS encoding ANTAR domain-containing response regulator, with product MVTVVDSAASRTGEQATTHRVLVAEDDSLIRMDLIEMLREEGYEVVGEAPNGQVAVELTESLTPDLVIMDVKMPVRDGIDAASEIAQKKLAAVVMLTAFSQREFIEKARDAGAMAYLVKPFTKADLVPAIEVAVSRYNEVAALEKEVATISDRLETRKLVERAKGLLMEKQSLSEPEAFKWIQRAAMDRRTTMKAVAQVVVETLDPDS from the coding sequence ATGGTGACGGTGGTAGACAGTGCTGCGTCTCGGACCGGCGAACAGGCGACTACCCATCGGGTGCTCGTCGCCGAGGACGACTCGCTGATCCGGATGGATCTCATCGAGATGCTCCGCGAAGAGGGCTACGAGGTCGTCGGAGAGGCCCCCAACGGACAGGTCGCGGTCGAGCTGACCGAGAGCCTGACACCCGACCTGGTGATCATGGACGTGAAGATGCCGGTTCGCGATGGTATCGATGCGGCGTCCGAGATCGCGCAGAAGAAGTTGGCTGCCGTGGTGATGCTGACCGCGTTCAGCCAGCGCGAGTTCATCGAGAAGGCGCGTGACGCCGGTGCGATGGCCTATCTGGTCAAACCGTTCACCAAGGCCGATCTGGTCCCGGCGATCGAGGTGGCGGTGAGCCGCTACAACGAGGTGGCCGCGCTCGAGAAAGAGGTCGCCACGATATCCGACCGTCTGGAGACCCGGAAACTGGTCGAACGCGCCAAGGGACTCCTGATGGAAAAGCAGTCACTCTCAGAGCCCGAGGCGTTCAAGTGGATTCAGCGCGCCGCGATGGACCGTCGCACGACGATGAAGGCTGTCGCCCAGGTGGTCGTCGAGACTCTGGACCCCGACAGCTGA